ACTCGTGGGCGTGGGTCTCCCAGAACAGGCGGGAGACCCGGTGCACGTCGGCGTTCGTCTCGGGGCTGGTGGAGCCGTCACCGACCAGGACCACGGCGGTCTCGCCGATCTCGATGCGCTCGGGTTCGTCGTCGAACGGCACGGCGGCCGCGGGGACCAGGCGGAGGCTGGCGACCTCGGCCGCGGCGTCGGCCAGGCGCTCGGCGAGCAGTGCCAGGATGCGGGGGTCGGCCCCCAGGGGGCGGCCGTAGTCGCAGGCGAGCATGGGATGCCGCTCGTGCTCGCGGGCCATCGCACCGAGGATGTCGGCGCCGATCCGCGCGTCCCCGGTGAGACTCAGCGGCAGCGCCACCATGCGGTGATGCCCACGCGCCACCAGCGAGGCGACCGAGTCGCTGAGGCGCGGTCTGGCCTTGGAGACGTATCCGCCGGACACCTCGGCCGCCGTCTGGTCGAGACGGCAGCGCAGCCTGTGGACGAATCTGCCGAATTCAGCAGATCCATCGTCATCATGCGAGCCCTGCCCGATGAGCAGCAGCGGCGGTTTCATGGAAACAGGACTCCAATGACCTTGACCTGGGGATACGCAACAGCGATTCGCGAGGATATCCGATAACGCCACGGCATGGACAGGTAACGGTTCCGCAAAGGCATGACTGATCAAGGCCGGGCGGATCACATGGGGACGGCGGGACGAGAGATGTCCTTGATCAGGTGAGATCGGCT
Above is a genomic segment from Streptosporangium album containing:
- a CDS encoding sirohydrochlorin chelatase translates to MKPPLLLIGQGSHDDDGSAEFGRFVHRLRCRLDQTAAEVSGGYVSKARPRLSDSVASLVARGHHRMVALPLSLTGDARIGADILGAMAREHERHPMLACDYGRPLGADPRILALLAERLADAAAEVASLRLVPAAAVPFDDEPERIEIGETAVVLVGDGSTSPETNADVHRVSRLFWETHAHEYMTVETAFVSLTPPGVPGGIERCRRLGAKRVIVVPYLLFAGGVLDRVWAQAMAYAAGHPDLDVRCAEVIGDCEGLADVIVERYEEALSGITW